A part of Saccopteryx bilineata isolate mSacBil1 chromosome 12, mSacBil1_pri_phased_curated, whole genome shotgun sequence genomic DNA contains:
- the LOC136316083 gene encoding uncharacterized protein: MVPLPPWSPCPIVTCPHDPPAPMVPCPHGPPAPTVPCPHGPPAPMVPLPPWSPCPHGPLPPRSPTVPCPHGPPAPMVPLPPRSPAPMVPLPPWSPCPHGPPAPMVPLPPWSTCPHGPPAPMVPLPPWYPCPHGPPAPSSPAPMDPLPPWPPCPHGPPAPMVPLPPWSPAPMAPCPHGPPAPMVPLHPWSPCTHGPPAPSSPAPMVPLPHGPLPPWSPCPMVPLPPWSPCPMVPLPHGPSAPMVPLPHGPLPPWSPCPIVTCPHGPPAPMVPLPHGPLPPWSPCPHGPPVPMVHLPPWSPAPMVPLYPWSTCPVVSCTHRSQ, from the coding sequence ATGGTCCCCCTGCCCCCATGGTCCCCCTGCCCCATCGTCACCTGCCCCCATGATCCACCTGCCCCCATGGTCCCCTGCCCCCACGGTCCCCCTGCCCCCACGGTCCCCTGCCCCCACGGTCCCCCTGCCCCCATGGTCCCCCTGCCCCCATGGTCCCCCTGCCCCCATGGTCCCCTGCCCCCACGGTCCCCCACGGTCCCCTGCCCCCATGGTCCCCCTGCCCCCATGGTCCCCCTGCCCCCACGGTCCCCTGCCCCCATggtccccctgcctccatggtcccCCTGCCCCCATGGTCCCCCTGCCCCCATGGTCCCCCTGCCCCCATGGTCCACCTGCCCCCATGGTCCACCTGCCCCCATggtccccctgcctccatggtaCCCCTGCCCCCATGGTCCCCCTGCCCCATCATCACCTGCCCCCATGGACCCCCTGCCCCCATGGCCCCCCTGCCCCCATGGTCCACCTGCCCCCATGGTCCCCCTGCCCCCATGGTCCCCTGCCCCCATGGCCCCCTGCCCCCATGGTCCTCCTGCCCCCATGGTCCCCCTGCACCCATGGTCCCCCTGCACCCATGGTCCCCCTGCCCCATCGTCACCTGCACCCATGGTCCCCCTGCCCCATGGTCCCCTGCCCCCATGGTCCCCCTGCCCCATGGTCCCCCTGCCCCCATGGTCCCCCTGCCCCATGGTCCCCCTGCCCCATGGTCCCTCTGCCCCCATGGTCCCCCTGCCCCATGGTCCCCTGCCCCCATGGTCCCCCTGCCCCATTGTCACCTGCCCCCATGGTCCCCCTGCCCCCATGGTCCCCCTGCCCCATGGTCCCCTGCCCCCATGGTCCCCCTGCCCCCATGGTCCCCCTGTACCCATGGTCCACCTGCCCCCATGGTCCCCTGCCCCCATGGTCCCTCTGTACCCATGGTCCACCTGCCCCGTCGTCAGCTGCACCCACAGGTCTCAGTAA